A stretch of Candidatus Brocadiaceae bacterium DNA encodes these proteins:
- a CDS encoding ATP-binding protein — protein sequence MEFLKYCFKSIKAELICYICLLTIIPLLFVCTMEYYINKNTIKRQVLGKLTSIADLKKEEINNWLQERLIDTSVIANYNLLAADATAVLEKRKRFRTIDLMKNYEVGQFIYKRLENNLYSLKEIYKYYDVISIIDSLNGEIVLSTNTHIVGGVVDILSNYMDILNNEKISGKNMYSSELFGENYVTCFSPIYMTDPVTLEKSDIVIGLLLLDISMKNSIEPLIQNWQGMGNTGETLLVKREEDTIRYLNSLRHMQSQILNFATSVSSVQDITCILSSRGEEGFLECFDYRNVPVFSAYRHIPILNWGLVAKQDVREAFAPIKKLRTRLIMFTGISIAIIISIIVLLTNRITQPILRLVQGVKAIASGNLDHRISVDSRTEVGLLAREFNDMAAKLKESYSDLEHKVEERTAQLLRSERFAAVGELAAEVAHEINNPLAGLQNFAGMLENEPENISQTKKYATLMFEGLKRVEMIVKRLLAFSRPYSFYLSENDINTVINSSLEFIEHRMDYHELCIQKDLNTSLPSVFIDPDLISQVFINVMLNAVESMPNGGTITIKTDTCVKHRECISVSIMDTGCGISEEIMEKIFEPFFTTKNIADEKGLGMGLAISKRIIADHQGEIHIKSSPGKGTCLKICIPSKRTAQ from the coding sequence ATGGAATTTTTAAAATATTGTTTCAAAAGCATTAAAGCAGAACTCATTTGCTATATTTGCCTGTTAACCATTATTCCATTATTGTTCGTATGCACTATGGAGTACTATATAAATAAGAATACAATTAAACGGCAGGTGCTGGGAAAGCTTACTTCAATTGCTGATTTGAAAAAAGAGGAGATAAACAATTGGCTTCAGGAAAGATTAATAGATACTTCGGTAATTGCAAACTACAATTTGCTTGCGGCAGATGCTACAGCTGTTTTGGAGAAAAGGAAAAGATTTAGAACTATTGATTTAATGAAAAATTATGAAGTCGGACAGTTTATTTATAAAAGACTGGAGAATAATCTTTATAGTCTAAAGGAAATTTATAAATATTATGACGTTATCTCTATTATAGACAGCTTAAACGGAGAGATTGTATTATCTACAAATACTCATATTGTGGGTGGAGTGGTAGACATCTTAAGCAATTATATGGATATCCTTAACAATGAAAAAATTTCTGGAAAGAATATGTATTCTTCCGAATTGTTTGGTGAAAACTATGTCACCTGTTTTAGTCCAATTTACATGACAGATCCTGTTACACTGGAAAAATCAGATATTGTTATAGGTTTATTATTATTAGATATCAGCATGAAAAACAGTATCGAACCATTGATTCAAAATTGGCAGGGCATGGGAAATACCGGTGAAACATTGTTGGTTAAGAGAGAAGAAGATACTATCAGGTATTTAAATAGCCTTCGCCATATGCAAAGCCAAATCCTAAATTTTGCAACTTCTGTCTCTTCTGTCCAGGACATAACCTGTATTTTAAGCTCAAGAGGAGAAGAAGGTTTTCTGGAATGTTTTGATTATAGAAACGTCCCTGTGTTTTCTGCTTATCGCCATATTCCCATTCTTAATTGGGGACTTGTGGCAAAGCAGGATGTAAGAGAGGCATTTGCCCCGATCAAAAAACTGAGAACCAGGCTTATCATGTTCACAGGTATTTCTATCGCCATTATAATAAGTATTATAGTGTTATTAACAAATCGGATTACACAACCTATATTACGGCTGGTACAGGGAGTGAAGGCTATTGCTTCAGGGAATCTCGATCATCGCATTTCAGTTGATTCACGCACCGAAGTGGGTCTTCTTGCCAGGGAATTCAATGATATGGCGGCAAAGCTTAAAGAATCATATTCAGATTTAGAACATAAGGTGGAAGAACGTACCGCTCAGTTATTGAGATCAGAACGTTTTGCGGCTGTAGGAGAGCTTGCCGCCGAAGTAGCGCATGAAATTAATAATCCTCTGGCAGGCCTGCAGAATTTTGCTGGTATGCTTGAAAATGAGCCGGAAAATATTTCACAAACAAAAAAATATGCGACTCTTATGTTTGAAGGACTCAAGCGTGTAGAAATGATCGTTAAACGCCTTTTAGCCTTTTCCAGACCATATTCGTTTTACTTGTCAGAGAATGACATAAATACTGTCATAAATAGCTCGCTTGAATTTATTGAACATAGAATGGATTATCATGAACTATGTATTCAGAAAGATCTCAACACATCGCTCCCCTCTGTTTTTATTGATCCCGATCTGATCTCCCAGGTATTTATCAATGTAATGTTGAATGCGGTGGAGAGTATGCCAAATGGGGGGACAATTACCATAAAGACTGATACCTGTGTAAAACATAGAGAATGCATTTCGGTTTCAATTATGGACACCGGGTGTGGTATCAGTGAAGAAATCATGGAAAAAATATTTGAACCATTTTTTACCACAAAAAATATCGCTGATGAAAAGGGACTTGGAATGGGGCTGGCCATTTCAAAGAGGATTATCGCTGATCATCAGGGGGAAATTCACATAAAAAGTAGTCCAGGGAAAGGCACCTGCTTGAAAATATGTATTCCATCAAAAAGAACCGCTCAATAA